TCGCGGGCATGATGTTCGTGCTGTATTACGGCGTGATCGATTTCTTCATCGGCTTCCTGGCCGGCATCAAGGCCTTCACGGCGGCGGTGCTGGGCGGTATCGGCTCGCTGCCGGGCGCGATGTTGGGCGGCCTGCTGATCGGCCTTATCGAGACCTTCTGGTCGGCCTATTTCAGCATTGAGTACAAGGATGTGGCGGCGTTCTCCATCCTCGTGCTGGTGCTGATCTTCCTGCCGACCGGCTTGCTCGGCAAACCCGAAATCGAGAAGGTCTGAGCATGGCAGCGCCGCATGTGCGTACCGCCGAGGGGTCGCTCGACCTTCCGGCGATTCTGAAGGATTGCCTGGCCAGCACGCTGGTCGTCTTCGCGATGGCGGTGCCGATCATCGGCCTGCGCACGATGGACGGCGCCGGCGGCCTGGTCATCGATTATCGCTGGGGCGATGTGGCGTTCGCCGTGCTGGCCGGTTTCCTGGGCCGGCTGGCGCTCAACATCTGGTGGGGCTATGGCGGGCGGTCCAGGCCGAAGCCCAAGGCCGAGGCGATCGGCGGCGACAATTTCGCCGCCTTCATGAAGAAGGTCGGGCTGTATGGCGGGCCAGTGGCGATCATCTTCGCCTTCATCATGCCGGGCCTGCCCTTCGCCGACCGCTATATCCTCGACATTTCCATCCTGGTGCTGACCTACATCATGCTGGGCTGGGGGCTGAACATCGTGGTCGGCCTCGCCGGCCTGCTCGATCTCGGCTATGTCGCCTTCTACGCGGTGGGGGCCTATTCCTACGCGCTGATCGCCACCAGCTTCGGCTGGTCGTTCTGGGTCTGCCTGCCGCTGGCCGGTGTGTTCGCCTGTTTCTTCGGCGTCATCCTGGGCTTTCCGGTGCTGCGGCTGCGCGGCGACTACCTCGCCATCGTGACGCTGGGCTTCGGCGAGATCATCCGCGTCGTGCTGCTGAACTGGTACGAGTTCACCAACGGGCCGGACGGTATTTCCGGCATCCCGCGCCCCAGCTTCTTCGGGCTGGAATTCTCCCGCTTCGCGCCGGAGGGCGGCACCGCTTTCCATGAATTCTTCGGGCTGGAATTCTCCTCCCTGCACCGCATCATCTTCCTCTATTACATCATCCTGATCCTGGCGCTGATCACCAATCTGGTGACGCTGCGGCTGCGCAAGCTGCCGGTCGGCCGGGCCTGGGAGGCA
This genomic interval from Oceanibaculum nanhaiense contains the following:
- the livM gene encoding high-affinity branched-chain amino acid ABC transporter permease LivM yields the protein MAAPHVRTAEGSLDLPAILKDCLASTLVVFAMAVPIIGLRTMDGAGGLVIDYRWGDVAFAVLAGFLGRLALNIWWGYGGRSRPKPKAEAIGGDNFAAFMKKVGLYGGPVAIIFAFIMPGLPFADRYILDISILVLTYIMLGWGLNIVVGLAGLLDLGYVAFYAVGAYSYALIATSFGWSFWVCLPLAGVFACFFGVILGFPVLRLRGDYLAIVTLGFGEIIRVVLLNWYEFTNGPDGISGIPRPSFFGLEFSRFAPEGGTAFHEFFGLEFSSLHRIIFLYYIILILALITNLVTLRLRKLPVGRAWEALREDEIACRSLGINPTNTKLTAFAIGAMFGGFAGAFFATRQGFISPESFTFIESAVILAIVVLGGMGSQIGVVIASVFLIGGTEVFRELEQFRMLAFGGAMVLIMIWKPRGLLAHREPTLKLPPSRKPEAKPIVGTEGEAA